The Algihabitans albus genome has a segment encoding these proteins:
- a CDS encoding DUF1127 domain-containing protein, which produces MNSPAFNRKSVRLEREPRIAGDPTGSPFAWLRALGALLGRAYRAHCAEDQLADLDERLLRDIGLTRREVRSAVWGRKLADSGGVRLPDEPRPR; this is translated from the coding sequence ATGAACTCTCCAGCTTTCAACCGCAAGTCCGTTCGCTTGGAGAGAGAGCCTAGGATCGCAGGCGATCCGACTGGAAGCCCCTTCGCCTGGCTTCGCGCTTTGGGAGCTTTACTCGGCCGTGCCTACAGGGCCCATTGCGCGGAAGACCAGCTCGCAGACCTGGACGAGCGTCTTCTCAGAGATATCGGCCTGACACGCCGCGAAGTCCGCAGCGCGGTCTGGGGACGCAAGCTTGCAGACTCCGGTGGGGTTCGGCTGCCAGACGAGCCAAGGCCGAGATAG
- the rpe gene encoding ribulose-phosphate 3-epimerase codes for MQQPVRIAPSILSADFASLGQEVRAVDAAGADYLHVDVMDGHFVPNITIGPQVVAALRPHSAKTFDVHLMIAPVDPYVEAFAKAGADILTVHPEAGYHLHRTLQLVKSCGKKAGVSLNPGTPVSVVEPVLSELDLILVMSVNPGFGGQSFIPEALEKIRSLRAMIDASGRKIDLEVDGGINRETAPQAVAAGADVLVAGTATFIGGPEAYADNIRALRGA; via the coding sequence ATGCAGCAGCCCGTCCGGATCGCGCCCTCCATTCTCTCCGCCGACTTCGCCAGCCTGGGGCAGGAGGTGCGTGCGGTCGACGCCGCCGGTGCCGACTATCTGCACGTGGACGTGATGGACGGCCATTTCGTACCGAACATCACCATCGGCCCGCAGGTCGTGGCGGCGTTACGGCCACACTCGGCCAAGACCTTCGACGTGCACCTCATGATCGCGCCGGTCGACCCCTATGTGGAAGCCTTCGCCAAGGCGGGCGCCGACATCCTGACGGTCCATCCGGAAGCTGGATATCACCTGCATCGCACGCTGCAGCTCGTCAAATCCTGCGGCAAGAAGGCCGGCGTCTCGCTCAATCCAGGGACGCCCGTGTCCGTCGTCGAGCCGGTGCTGAGCGAGCTCGACCTGATCCTGGTGATGAGCGTCAACCCCGGTTTCGGAGGGCAATCCTTCATCCCCGAGGCGCTGGAGAAGATCCGATCGCTGCGCGCGATGATCGACGCCAGCGGCCGCAAGATCGACCTGGAGGTCGATGGCGGCATCAATCGGGAGACGGCACCGCAAGCGGTCGCCGCCGGTGCCGACGTGCTGGTCGCCGGCACCGCCACCTTCATTGGCGGCCCCGAGGCTTATGCCGACAATATCCGCGCCCTGCGCGGCGCCTGA